The following coding sequences are from one Panicum hallii strain FIL2 chromosome 5, PHallii_v3.1, whole genome shotgun sequence window:
- the LOC112893977 gene encoding G-box-binding factor 3-like, translated as MGHDEAVVTQNSVKAPSPPKDQPAIYPCVDWSAMQAYYGPGVLPPTFFNPGIASGHVPPPFMWGPQKMPPAAFGKPYAAIYPHGGGFLHPFMPLMVNPLSAEPAKSVNSKDNSSSKKLKEIDGAAVSTDSGNSEKTSGDYSLEGSSDGNNQKVSGTPKKRSLDDRTTSGAETCRASAPNEKPGEPGRLATLSNVRVTDTAIKPCVSTGSDFRVSVAPSTEWQTKDDKESKRERRKQSNRESARRSRLRKQAETEELARKVELLTAENTSLRSEINKLTESSQKLRMENSALMEKLADSASEEASADQQAAAAPPPARVVKNFLSMMDGAGASRGGGGLRAEHGAPRLRQLLGSGPLAADAVAAS; from the exons ATGGGCCATGATGAAGCTGTAGTTACTCAGAATTCAGTAAAAGCTCCATCACCACCCAAG GATCAACCAGCTATTTATCCATGCGTTGATTGGTCGGCTATGCAG GCATATTATGGCCCAGGCGTCTTGCCACCAACGTTCTTTAACCCTGGAATAGCATCTGGTCATGTCCCCCCACCTTTTATGTGGGGTCCGCAG AAGATGCCACCAGCTGCATTTGGAAAACCATATGCTGCAATATATCCACATGGTGGTGGTTTCCTGCATCCCTTCATGCCCCTA ATGGTAAACCCATTGAGCGCAGAGCCAGCAAAGTCTGTGAACAGCAAGGACAACAGTTCGAGTAAGAAACTGAAGGAAATTGATGGAGCTGCTGTGTCGACTGACAGTGGTAACAGTGAGAAAACGAG TGGGGATTACAGCCTAGAAGGATCCAGTGACGGAAACAACCAAAAG GTGAGCGGAACGCCCAAGAAAAGAAGCTTGGAtgataggactacatcag GTGCAGAAACATGTCGAGCTTCAGCGCCTAATGAGAAACCAGGAGAACCAGGAAGATTAGCAACTTTGTCCAACGTGCGTGTTACAGATACAGCAATCAAACCGTGTGTGAGCACTGGTAGTGATTTCAGAGTTAGTGTTGCGCCATCAACCGAATGGCAAACTAAG GATGACAAGGAATCAAAGCGTGAAAGGAGGAAGCAGTCAAATAGGGAGTCTGCCCGACGTTCAAGGCTGAGGAAGCAG GCTGAGACTGAAGAGCTGGCTAGAAAAGTAGAGCTACTGACAGCAGAGAACACATCCCTCCGAAGTGAAATCAACAAGCTAACGGAAAGCTCCCAGAAGCTCAGGATGGAGAATTCCGCTCTGATG GAGAAGCTCGCGGACAGCGCATCGGAAGAAGCGTCCGCAGAccagcaggccgccgccgcgccaccgcccgcccgcGTCGTCAAGAACTTCCTCTCGATGATGGACGGCGCGGGCGCGtcgagaggcggcggcggcctgcgcgCGGAGCACGGCGCGCCCAGGCTCCGCCAGCTGCTGGGCTCCGGCCCTCTGGCGGCCGACGCCGTGGCCGCGAGCTGA
- the LOC112895922 gene encoding putative glucose-6-phosphate 1-epimerase, whose protein sequence is MSMGHCSEQRPGFEVTKDWNGADQVAIRSPRGASVRVCLHGGQVVSWRNDRGEELLFTSSKAIFKPPRATRGGIPICFPQFGNCGTLEQHGFARNKIWTIDQEAPPLNYGDNNNNKASVDLLLKPSEDDLKCWPHCFELRLRVSLSMDGDLSLISRVRNVNGKPFSFAFAYHTHLSVSDISEVRIEGLETLDYLDNLSQRERFTEQGDAITFESEVDRVYVGSPGVIAVLDHEKKRTFIVRKEGLPDIVVWNPWEKKSKTMADFGDDEYKQMLCVDAAAVERAITLKPGEEWTGKLELSAVPSTNCSDHLDHPGRL, encoded by the exons ATGAGCATGGGGCATTGCTCCGAGCAGCGGCCCGGCTTCGAGGTGACCAAGGACTGGAACGGCGCCGACCAGGTTGCGATCCGGTCGCCGAGGGGGGCCTCCGTCCGG GTCTGCCTGCACGGCGGGCAGGTCGTCTCGTGGAGGAACGACCGCGGCGAGGAGCTCCTCTTCACCAGCAGTAAG GCAATCTTCAAGCCACCGAGAGCGACACGTGGTGGAATTCCAATATGCTTCCCACAG TTTGGAAACTGTGGAACATTGGAGCAGCATGGATTTGCAAGGAACAAGATATGGACAATAGATCAAGAGGCTCCACCactaaattatggtgataataACAACAACAAAGCTTCTGTTGACCTTCTGCTAAAGCCATCTGAAGATGACCTGAAGTGCTGGCCACACTG TTTTGAGTTACGTCTCAGAGTTTCGCTTTCAATGGATGGAGACCTTTCACTGATATCACGTGTCAGGAATGTTAATGGAAAGCCATTCAGTTTCGCATTTGCTTATCATACACATCTGTCTGTTTCTGACATCAG TGAAGTGAGGATAGAAGGTCTGGAAACCCTTGATTATCTTGACAACCTTAGCCAGCGAGAACGTTTTACCGAGCAAGGAGATGCTATAACATTTGAATCAGAG GTTGATCGAGTCTATGTTGGCTCCCCAGGCGTCATTGCTGTTCTCGACCATGAAAAGAAACGCACATTTATCGTGCGCAAGGAAGGGCTTCCTGACATTG TTGTGTGGAACCCCTgggagaagaagtcgaagacgaTGGCAGACTTCGGTGACGACGAGTACAAGCAGATGCTGTGTgtggacgccgccgccgtcgagcgggCCATCACGCTGAAGCCTGGCGAGGAGTGGACGGGGAAGCTGGAGCTCTCCGCCGTGCCGTCTACCAACTGCAGCGACCACCTGGACCACCCGGGCAGGCTGTAG
- the LOC112895923 gene encoding sphinganine C4-monooxygenase 1-like: MGFMSGEELVVTLAPVAVYWVYAGIYEALLQHTTVLDRYRLHSRRDEETKNIASRKDVVRGVLLQQAIQVAISVAVLKLEGRGAAAAAGDGRAAQPEPFLVAAARFGVAMLVLDAWQYFMHRLMHSVPCMYRRFHSWHHRVAAPYAYAAQYGHPVDGVLTETLSGAAAYVASGMTPRAAAAFFAFATVKGVDDHCGVAAPWNPIQAAFRNNAAYHDVHHQRGGGRRNFSQPFFVVWDRLLGTHAPYALRQRDGGGLEVRAFKPDPTR; encoded by the exons ATGGGGTTCATGAGCGGCGAGGAGCTGGTGGTGACGCTGGCGCCGGTGGCCGTGTACTGGGTGTACGCGGGCATCTACGAGGCGCTGCTGCAGCACACCACGGTGCTGGACAGGTACAGGCTGCACTCGCGGCGGGACGAGGAGACCAAGAACATCGCCTCCAGGAAGGACGTCGTCAGGGGCGTGCTCCTGCAGCAGGCCATCCAGGTCGCCATCTCTGTCGCCGTGCTCAAG CTGGAGGGGcgcggtgccgccgccgccgccggcgacggccgCGCGGCGCAGCCGGAGCCGTtcctggtggcggcggcgcggttcgGCGTGGCGATGCTGGTGCTGGACGCGTGGCAGTACTTCATGCACCGCCTCATGCACTCGGTGCCCTGCATGTACCGCCGCTTCCACTCGTGGCACCACCGCGTGGCGGCGCCCTACGCGTACGCGGCGCAGTACGGGCACCCCGTGGACGGCGTGCTCACGGAGACGCTCTCGGGCGCGGCGGCCTACGTGGCGTCGGGCATgaccccgcgcgccgccgcggccttctTCGCCTTCGCCACCGTCAAGGGCGTGGACGACCACTGCGGCGTCGCGGCGCCGTGGAACCCGATCCAGGCCGCGTTCCGGAACAACGCGGCCTACCACGACGTGCACCaccagcgcggcggcgggcggcgcaacTTCTCCCAGCCCTTCTTCGTGGTCTGGGACCGGCTGCTCGGCACGCACGCGCCCTACGCCCTGCGCCAGAGGGACGGCGGCGGGCTCGAGGTCAGGGCCTTCAAGCCGGATCCGACGCGCTAG